The window TAAGAAATCCTAATATTTAGCACTTCTAAATCGATTAAAAATTTTACCATGTAAAAATTCTTTTCtattttaaattatgtagtaaataAACATTCCATTATTAACTACAATTCTATTTAAGTAAAGTTTAGAATTCCTTTTCTATTTAAATTGTGTAGTAAATAAACGTCCCATTATTAAACTACAATTCTATTTAAGTAAAATTGGATAATATTTTGCGGAACAATTGTCTTAGACCTATCCGTAACCAGTTTCTTTTCTACTTTTTTAGTTTGTCTTTTTATTTAAGTTCAAATATCCAAACATGTTAGTTTCTTTAAAGTTTTAAACATTAGTTGTAGTTACAATTCTACATCATATAATTCTTGTGAGGCGCAAATGAAGAAGCTTAGGTTGATCAAAATTGGGGATAAATGTATGTAATGTTTAAATTTATGTACGATCAACATGAATTGTTTCAATTTTATAAGAAAAGTTTCCCCCAATGTTTCCTCCTAAATGGTCTCTTGTTTGGCCGAGAAAGAAAATCAGCCTTATTTGAGGCTTTTTAACTTTAAACATCAAGAGGCTGGTTTGATCTCCTCCCCTAGGCCTCTCCCTTCCAAATTCTATGGTAACGTACATAGAAGAGGTTGGTTTGATCTCctcctctttgtttttttttttcttttaatgttaAGCTTTCTTATTTTAGATTAATATTTATATTATTGTTTAATTGTCCATTTATGTGGGTTCAAAGAATATTCAATCATCTTGATCTTGATAAATAAATCATGATATAACGACTCATATTAATCATTTATAGAAATTTATACTTATTCTTTCATGTAATTTACTTCAAATTTCATTTTAATATTGTTAGTAATATTAATATTACTTTACAAACACATACTACATGACTGTCTACAAGTACAATGCATGTACCGCGAAATTAGTTGTTATGAAAGTGGGAACCTCAAACTAAAAAGTTAAAATACCAAACAACCTTCAAATAATTAAACACCCTACTTATATAAGTATTATTTAATACTATAATGCTAAcaaaaatatttaagaaaaaaaaaaaaagaagaaaactgATATATTTAGAAGTGTCTATCCTTAAAAGGTTGTGTTGTTCTAATTTATTATCTACCTTCTTTCTGAATTTGCAATGCAATCTTTGACTTACGCCTATTCTGCAATGACATGCCTTTCAAAGTGGTTTATGCCTGTTCTCTAAAAAAAACTTATAAGCAGATAGGAAAAAATAAGAGAGAAGGATTTGAACAATTTTCGTAGCCTTTTTGCCAAAGCCGTTCTCTTTAAGTATTCAGGGTGCCtattctttcattctctctttCTTCTCTATTGAGTTTATGGTAGAAAAAATTAAAGAGTGTGACTTTAATTTGTTGAGGGGGAGTTATATTCTTGGAATAGAATGTCCATTTAATCATTTAGATTGTATGACATAGGAGATCCAGGAGTTTGAAGTTTATGGGATCATACAAAGACTTTTCGTAGCCTTTCTGCCAAAGCCGTTCTCTTTAAGTATTCAGGGTGCCtattctttcattctctctttCTTCTCTATTGAGTTTATGGTAGAAAAAATTAAAGAGTGTGACTTTAATTTGTTGAGGGGGAGTTATATTCTTGGAATAGAATGTCCATTTAATCATTTGGACTGTATGACATAGGAGATCCaggaatttgaagtttatgggttcATACAAAGACTtcaagtttatatatatattgggttcttaattaaatatttatagatatttaatGAATATCTTAATAGACATATAGTCTCAGCAGTTCTCATGATGAACCCGCACACAATATATTGGATCCGCTCAAAGGTCACGAAGTGAAGGAGATTCAATGCTATTTGAGTGTAATCATATTTGACAGTATTACAATTGCTTTAGTTGATCAGTGCAAATTAATGGAGTATTTTCTCCATTAAAACATATATAGTTTTTTGACATGCTGGTTTAATGTCCGAACTAAGGAGGCTACATATCATACCTCAAGGGTGAATCAATATAAAAGTGGCAATacaatcagattttttttttttttttttacttattttgatTTTCTATCTATGCTAATTTATGAATTCTTTTTTGTATGAATATTAGAGTAGATGGTCATGACCTCATAATATATTTTATGTCTTTCACGCATATTGTGATGAAGAATCACTAAGGTTATTATGataattttcttttataaaaaataaaatcggTTCATTTATATACAATTTAGTAACAAGTGTGGAAATATGTGGGAAATTATCTTTAAGGCGGTAAGAACATGAATTAGATTTAAGTACTTGAAAATATTCTTGAAATTATAAAAATGATATATATGAAGTACTTCATTTGAATGAGTTAAATTTATACTTGAAAGTTGTTATAACAATCTTGAGATACAACGATAACATTTTTAAAAATTAGTTAATTTATTTTTTAGTCTTATCAAAGATTTAAAGACCTTTTATACGCACTAGATGTGTCTTCTAACGAGAAGTATGTAACATTAATGCTTTAGGTATTATAATTTCCAGAATTAGAGTTGCCCACGAATATGGTAATTGAACTATATAAATATATTTGGCAAAATTGTATCCTATATGGCAGGGCATACACGGGCAACACACGTATCAAGAAACTAGTTATTATAAAAGCacgaatataaatgttggttgatcaAACTATCCTTTAACTATTGAACGATTTTTATGGCCTTAAAATATATTTCATATGAGATAATATTGTAATTTAAAACTTATACTAATATTAATTTGTGTGCACCGGAAGTCTAATAACAATCAAGTTCAGTCGGACATTGAAATACAATTTTGAAAGGATAGAATTGGAGTTGGATAAAGATTAAGAATTATTGAACAAGACTAATTCATTTTTATTAGTATAGTAAAAGATCTGAGCAATTACGTCGGCACGAGTTAGGATTATAGTAAAACTAAAGAGATGTATTGAGATTGAATGCCATCGAGGAATCCAAGTATACAACAGAAACTTTTTGCACTTTGGGTTATAAATCTTATTTGGTCCATAAGTTCGATTTTTTAATTAATGGCATGGCTTATTGGCTTTAAATATTTGTTTAAACAAAGTAATGTAATTACAAATAATATTATCTAATTAACATCTTCTTGTTACTATTGGATATTGGGATTGACAGAAAATAACGTGTTCTTAAAACTTTAATTTAATTTTGTTTATTAACAATTTTCAACACTTTTATATTTGTGaataacaataaataaatatgaTTACATAACCCCTAATATTGGATTATAGTATCGCAACGGGTTTCCCTtgctccggggggggggggggggggggggggggggggggaggggggagaaaAAGCTAtatatcaataacatcatttaaaaaaaaatggatataATCTTATactatagtactccctccgtctcaaaaagattatcttcctttcttttttggtctgttccaaaaagattgacacatttctatatttagaaacaatttttctttataagatgatttacagccacacaaatatctaaggcttgttttggatcacacattttataaatcttcctttatttcttaaattttatgctAAGTCAAATAaagataatctttttgggacagagggagtaatatttttgtacctcataatatatatatatatatatatatatatatatatatatatatatatatatatatatatatatatatttcgagaTTGACAGGAAATATGGTGCAAATCACGATTATAAAGACTagcatttaaataaaagacccaatTAGAATAACAattttttgtgcggagtgcccttcttttgggctggtctttatattttgcccctcatttatgtcttctttaaattttgcccttgccgcctgtttaatgaaagttttttgacaaaattacccttaccccattaaaatcctttttatttcgtcatttgcccttttcttttcttttcttgcttcttctttcctcctctgttttgtgtttgtcttatctgttctaaacttaggtacgaatttggatcttttgctcgtttcaatatttgtttttatgttaaattgttatttgttgaattgatatccttGTCTTcatcgttttttatatttaattgttcattttttatttaaaattatagtgttttgttatagtgtctgtatgattttttgaactttagtttcattccccatgtatatattttggttttttgaatgtcgtattatgaatgtcgtaatatgttttagttgattttgatatgcgttttggttttctctttgttgaatcgttGAAGTTTTACCTGTGAACAGCTGTTTTATGTTGTTACTGCTGTTTTTAtttaataatctggtttttgtgaagaatgtgtttgtctgaggcaacatatgtcgggtccggcagagttcttggtttttgaaactgaagttatgccggttccggcataacttcatgaattaagttaatttatgtgtgcttggttttttggtgttgtcttgttaataattttggtttttatgcaatcttatgtgtttttggtgttttgttaataatgttttgttttggttacgaaaaatgaaagtttgcctctcacggcatactttgtaattttgtaaactgaagttatgtcggttccggcataaagttatgcttgttccgacataacttcatgaattaagttaatttatgtgtgcttggttttttggtgttgtcttgttaataattttggttattatgcaatcttatgtattttttgtgttgttttgttaataatgtttttgttttgcttatgaaaatgaaagttgcctttaacagcatactttattcttttgtaaagtgaacttctgcctcctccgacatacttttctagttcttaacacttgcgtaaatttttattttgctcatgaaaataaaagtttgccactaacagcatactttgttcttttgtaacgtGAACTTCTGCCCCCtgcggcagacttgtctaattcttaacacttgtgtacttttttattttgcttatgaaaatgaaagttgtatctaacagcatactttgttcttttgtaaagtaaacttctgcctcatccggcatacttttctagttcttaacacttgtatacttgatgttttgcttatgaaaatgaaaatttgcctctaacagcataatttgttcttttgtaaagtgaacttctgcatcctccggcagacttgtctaattcttaacacttgtgtacttttctattttgcttatgaaaatgaaagttgcctctaacagcatactttgttcttttgtaaagtaaacttttgcctcctccggcatacttttctagttcttaacacttgcgtaaatttttgttttgctcatgaaaataaaagttgcctctaacagcatactttgttcttttgtaaagtaaacttctacCTCATCcgacatacttttctagttcttaacacttgtatacttgatgttttgcttatgaaaatgaaaatttgcctctaacagcataatttgttcttttgtaaagtaaacttctgcttcctccggcagacttgtctaattcttaacacttgtgtacttttttattttgcttatgaaaatgaaagttgcctctaacagcatactttgttcttttgtaaagtaaacttctgcctcctccggcatacttttctagttcttaacacttgcgtaaatttttgttttgctcatgaaaataaaagttgtctctaacagcatactttgttcttttgtaaagtaaacttctgcctcctccggcatacttttctagttcttaacacttgtatacttaatgttttgcttatgaaaatgaaagtttgactccagcggcatactttgttcttttgcaaggtgaacttctgcctcctccggcatacttgttcagaactttgcctgattattttttgtcaactgaagttactataatttcaagtctaagtcattgagcattgtatactaatcaaatggaacgtataaactaatcaaaatcagaacaaagcaataaatttgatcaattctatgttgttgagtaaaattatgattcgcaatgttgaatctcaactgaatatgagttgtttagttcatagaagatgatttgttgtttttttcaaatattaacaaatctaaacttaataaagcatcaaattgagttgaattacgttcaattgaaacgctatatattatgtatttatcttttccgatattgtagcagcaaaatcaatggaggTTTATCCGGTGAAATGTTGGAACGATGGAACGATTGAAAGATTTGTTGTTGGAATGATGGATATgtttaattggatgtttggggTTCGTTACAGACTTTCAGGTTTTTATATGTGATGGGCAGGGATAGTAAcgtctttttttattattttttagcttaaaagggcaaatattaaagaccacgcattacggggcaaaaattaaagaccaacgcggCATTCGCGCGAATTGCCCTTAGAATAATTTCACAAATATCTTTTAAAATGAAAAGTAGATGCGTGCATCATTTCATCCCAAATTTTCTTCCCAAAGGGACTAGAAATTAGAAATATAGTTTGTTCCTCACAAAATTCCTTGTCTGGCCTCTAAGCTTGTACGTCTTGTTCCATCTGTGGAAGATTGAGTTCAGATCAAATTCATCTCATAATACGGTAAAAGCTCTAACTTATACACCGTCAATCTAACTTCTGCCTTCTTTTCTTTATTCTCACAATAATGGAGTTGAAGGATTCTTTTGGCAAATTTTTCTTCTggattcttttctttttcttattttggaTTTTCCGTGGTGAAGGTGAaatctttttatattttttaatatgAATCTTGTGAAAGAATTTAGATTGATGTATAAATGGAGGGAGTTAGCTCCTGAACTTTGTTAGTCTAAGCAAGGCACTATGTATAATATTGTTATTGGTTTTTTAGATGGATCTTATGCCCATTTGACATGGGTCTGTCAAAATAATTGAAGAGCATGTGTAATATGTTTAGAAATCTATACCTACATGACGGTTTAATTTCTCCGACGGCGactcaactaatagttattatctcagaAAGTTAACAAAGAGATTTCTGATATTAGTTGAGAGCTACTTTGCTTTTGACACCCTTTAGGATCTTACAAGCTTGTGCCTTTTACGTCATAGCAGTATGTTTTTCTTCATTTTAGCTATGAAATACACTAAAAGATTGTAGAGGAGTGTTAGTTCATGAAGTTGTTGGCAGAGTTGATACTCTGTTAATGGCTGAGTTAGTGTTCTTGTATATTTTATTGATACCTCGCAAGCAGGGGTGGATCTAGGGCCCAGTGAGGGTGttcgaacaccctcggcaaaatattacactatatatataagaAATTTTTGTAttatttatgtacatatatagattttgaatacTCAAAAAATAAGAGTAGGAGTTGGTTCAGTGTTTTAGGGGTTCAAATTTTACCTTGAGGTTCCAAGTTCAAACCCCAGGcattacatttttatttttcgaaCCCCCAGAGTGAAAATCTTAGATCCGCCACCGCTCGCAAGTGTCAGAATCTTCACCAATAGACAGTGAGAAAGGCAATTGCAGAAGGGGCGATAAATAGCCTTCACTGCGTATCTGCATTAACTTATGCTGAAGATTCTTGGTTATATAAAGACCTCAGTACCTTATAGTTGAAAAAGCAATGAGGACATTGTTAAATTGCCAAATTGTCATTCTTTACTCTGGCATTGAATTGAGATGAGCTAGCAGTGTATCTACTCCAATTTCCAGCCCCAAAACCAAGTATCTTGAGAAGTCCACTTTCTTTTTTATCAAATGAGAAGTCTACTTTCTCTTTCATAATCTAAGAAGAAATGTTCTGAGGCACAAATTGCAAATAGTCCATTACATATAGTGTACACCTGGCAGATGCCTCCCATTGAGGTGTTTGTGCCATGAGACTTCTGCCCGATGATCGTCTCGGGGTATTTAGTGCTTGTCTTGCATAGGAACAAGCCTGAGGCAAGTCTCAGCTttgccttttaaaacatcaattatGAGTGTTCAGTTCATttttaataacaacaacaacaataacatacccagtgtaattccacaagtggagtctggggagggtagtgtgtatgcagaccttacccctacctcgggAGGTAGAGGGGTTGTTCCGATAGACCCTTGGCTCGAGGAAAACATCTCAAAGTAGTTCGAGAAAAGAATTCATTTTTAATAACATTTAGCTTTTTTGTTTCCTATTTATCTGGGGATGTTTATTGCATTAAACTTCTTGAGCCGCAAGGGTCTATGGGGAACAACCTCTCTAACCCacaaaaggtaggggtaaggtctgcgttcACCCACCCTCCCCACaccccacttgtgggaatatACTGGGGATGTTGCTGTTGTTGCTTATTGCATTAAACTAGTTTTGATTGTCAAAATTAACTATTCAAGTATATAATGCTTCTCTTCAGATGGCCTATATGGCTGTTCATGTTTCCTGCATCCAATGGTTTGATGAAAAGGGAAAAGCAGTGGCCGTCAATGTCAGAGATGAGACACGACCAATTTGTGGTCAATCAGAAGATTACATTCCTCAAGACTCCAGGGACTTATCTATTTGTTAGTATCCAAGAGAATATAACTAAATTTGTATGCTGAACTTAAACAATTATAGACTTTGAATACCTTTGATcagctatatgtggatgataggACCTTTAACTATAGTACCCACGAGCAACTTTAGGGATTAGGCTCTTATTATTCTAAAATTAGAGGTTTTAACTATAAATGTCATTTACGTGGTCAAAGAATGCTATAGGAAGCAAGTCTGTGGCAGAAATagagaaggagaagaaagaagaggagTTGGGCTCTTTCTAGATGTCATTGTAGCAAATATAAGGTTAGAACTCTTACAAAAACCGAGATTTGCAAGGGTGTAAAAGCGGCTCAGCCCTTCTAGCTGAACTTCTACTTTGAAAGGCACGGTCTTCTTTTTTTTATAGTGAAGTATGGTTAGAAACTGAATTGTTATGGTTCTAATATGAGATTATTGATAGTGTTGTTTTAAACAGCCTAAAAGATGTATAAAAGATGCATAAAAAGATGCATAGTGAGCGAGTCTAATGACAGAGATGGGAAGAAGAAAAAAGACGTTTTAAGCTCTTTCCAGATGTAACTGGCCAAAAATATTGGGAGAAAAAGTTCTTTCATTCTTCTGTACTCCTGCTAAGATAGACCTGCCATATACTCAACATACTTACTGTGTTATTGCTAATAAATTGATTCTATCTCCATGGGTTTTTCTTTTTCGCTTAATCAAGGTCTCACTAATGAAAAAAGGAGTCTAATGACAGAAAtgggaagaagaaaaaagaagaagatttaAGCTCTTTCCAAATGAAATTGGCTGAATATAGGGAGAGAAGTTCTCACCAATTACTTAACTATACTCCTAGTAGTCACATACAGCTGAAAAAGATAAACCTGCCATATACATAAATTAGTTACTGTGCTAATAAATTGATTCTCTCTCCTGAGTTCTACTTTTGGACTTCTCAAGGTCTTTCTTATGATATTTCCAACTGAAATCTATTTCAATAGTTGTTCAGAAATGTTGTAAATTGTAGTCTGTTACATGAATATGGAAAATATTAGTTCCACCAAATGCAGTTTCTATTTTCCTTGGCCAGGTTCCAGTCCATTATTGCATAGCTGTGGATTTAGTATCTACGTATCCTTTCAGAGAAACATAAGCACCTGAAGAATCTGATGTCTTGAGTGTTAAAGAAAAAGCCAGTAAAAGATTTACTTGGAAGATTCTAACTGTGTTCAGATTCTAGGGACTACTTATTCAAGTCATGGTggttcctttcttttttaatctTTCTGTTCTTTGAATCAAGTTCTGCCTTGTAAATGATTGTACAATTTCTGTTCTTTCAGTCCAAAGCAGAGTGGCAAAACAGTGGCAAACTTCCTTTCTTGTCAGTCGCCCTGAAACTACAATGGGAGCCTCCAGTGGACCAAGGCTATCTGGGATGCAGAAGCAAGTGCTTGCTCTATATAGGGGATTCTTAAGAGCAGCCCGCTCCAAGCCTGCTGAAGAGAGGAGGCAAATTGAGTCACTTGTATCAGCTGAGTTCCACAAAAATTCTAAGCAAGTTGACCGTAagaactttatttatattgaatacttACTTCGTCGTGGTAAGAAACAACTTGATCAGCTCAAGAGCCCTGATATTGTTGGATTGTCGTCCTTAAGTGTTGATTCTTCACAAACAAGGAATTCATCCTCCTAGATTCTGTACGAAATACACTCCTTTTCAACTTTACTGGAGTTGGTTGATTATACAATCTCTTGTGCTGGGACTAGCATAGGGCATTTGAATGCCAAAGTTTATTTACTAACTCATATACTAGGGTTCAGAAACATTAGTATGGTGCGAGAGTCGTAATTGCTGTAAAAACAATTTAATGACTGGCAATGGCCCTCATCTGGAAAAAGAGACGGGTAGATGGTTTTGTAACCACAGAAAAACCATCTTTGGCTGATGTCGATGCATTTCGTTTTGGCTCTCTTCAATAAGAATCTTGGTTTTTACAGTAATAAGATTTGGCAGCCTCTACAACATTAATAAATTCATTTGCTGCTTGTTCCTGTGGAAGTTACATGAACGCTTATGTTGCACGGCACAATGGTTAAAGGATTTTAATCTTAGATGGCAATTACCTTTTCTTCAACAGAAATGCAAGCTAAGCTTGATATGGACAGTGTAAAAATTCTTTAGAAAAATGTTGCAGATAACCTATGCTTGAATGGTAGTGGTTGTATTAGCGGTTACATATGCGCGTAATATTGATCATTCTAGTCACATTAGTTGCTACTTGCTAATGTGTAGTTGGGGACCAGATTTGAACATAAAACAGTGACTTTGAAGTATTAATTCTAGGGACTTTTACCTTGAGATGCAAAAATTAGGCCCTAATTACCTGCTTTAACGGAAGAATCTGATTTTTAAAAGCTAATAATAGTTTttaacaaaatata is drawn from Lycium barbarum isolate Lr01 chromosome 8, ASM1917538v2, whole genome shotgun sequence and contains these coding sequences:
- the LOC132606213 gene encoding uncharacterized protein LOC132606213 isoform X1; the encoded protein is MAYMAVHVSCIQWFDEKGKAVAVNVRDETRPICGQSEDYIPQDSRDLSIFQSRVAKQWQTSFLVSRPETTMGASSGPRLSGMQKQVLALYRGFLRAARSKPAEERRQIESLVSAEFHKNSKQVDRKNFIYIEYLLRRGKKQLDQLKSPDIVGLSSLSVDSSQTRNSSS
- the LOC132606213 gene encoding succinate dehydrogenase assembly factor 1, mitochondrial isoform X2, with product MGASSGPRLSGMQKQVLALYRGFLRAARSKPAEERRQIESLVSAEFHKNSKQVDRKNFIYIEYLLRRGKKQLDQLKSPDIVGLSSLSVDSSQTRNSSS